A portion of the Babylonia areolata isolate BAREFJ2019XMU chromosome 4, ASM4173473v1, whole genome shotgun sequence genome contains these proteins:
- the LOC143280827 gene encoding adenosine 3'-phospho 5'-phosphosulfate transporter 1-like, which yields MGMACVSLALLCLLVPVYTGAETAEGKTPDDGSAWTDMWLVRLLLNMMGYATVFIPGALLIRYLKKNRYNETAGPGCMPNFLVLCFFGHEKDAGSLAEEGGGTGGQAKSAQKKMEEQPLAKRGMVLFICFLGLQTSYLTWGVLQERIMTYEYGKTDTTPGEYFKNSQFLVFINRILAFVIALLVIVFQPQPRHTAPLYKYSFSSLSNIMSSWFQYEALKFVSFPTQVLAKASKVIPTMLMGIVVSKKTYAFYEYLTAVMISVGVGLFLLTSQVTTRHGGGTVTTTSGLCLLVGYMLFDSFTSNWQGELFTQHKMSSIQMMAGTNLFSCLLTCASLLEQGGFLDSSAFMLRHPDFLLHAVVLSVCSATGQLFIFYTIAQFGPVTFVIIMTMRQGFAILLSCIIYSHPVTMIGLLGILIVFAALFIRIYASQRQKALRAAQAVRS from the exons ATGGGAATGGCCTGTGTCAGCCTGGCACTTCTGTGCCTTCTGGTGCCTGTGTACACCGGGGCGGAGACAGCAGAGGGTAAGACGCCAGACGATGGAAGTGCCTGGACAGACATGTGGCTTGTCCGCCTGCTCCTCAACATGATGGGCTATGCCACTGTCTTCATTCCTGGGGCGCTGCTCATCCGATACCTGAAGAAGAACCGATATAACGAGACGGCTG GCCCAGGGTGCATGCCCAACTTCCTGGTGCTGTGTTTCTTTGGCCACGAGAAGGATGCGGGCAGCCTGgcagaggagggcggggggacaGGGGGCCAGGCGAAGAGCGCccagaagaagatggaggagcaGCCCCTGGCTAAGCGAGGCATGGTCCTCTTCATCTGCTTCTTGGGCCTCCAGACCTCCTACCTCACCTGGGGAGTCCTGCAGGAGCGCATCATGACCTACGAGTATGGCAAGACGGACACCACACCGGGGGAGTACTTCAAGAACTCACAGTTCCTGGTGTTCATCAACCGGATCCTGGCCTTCGTGATCGCTCTGCTGGTGATTGTGTTCCAGCCACAGCCCCGGCACACGGCGCCGCTCTACAAGTACTCCTTCAGCTCCCTGTCCAACATCATGAGCAGCTGGTTCCAGTATGAGGCCCTCAAGTTCGTCAGTTTCCCCACACAG GTGTTGGCCAAAGCATCCAAAGTGATTCCCACCATGCTGATGGGGATAGTGGTGTCCAAGAAGACGTACGCCTTCTACGAGTACCTGACGGCGGTGATGATCTCTGTGGGTGTGGGCCTGTTCCTGCTGACCAGCCAGGTGACCACACGGCACGGAGGGGGCACGGTGACCACCACTTCGGGCCTGTGCCTGCTGGTAGGCTACATGCTGTTCGACAGCTTCACCTCCAACTGGCAGGGGGAGCTGTTCACACAGCACAAAATGTCCTCCATCCAGATGATGGCCGGCACCAACCTCTTCTCCTGCCTGCTCACCTGCGCCTCCCTCCTGGAGCAGGGCGGCTTCCTGGACTCCTCGGCCTTCATGCTGCGCCACCCAGACTTCCTGCTGCATGCCGTTGTCCTCAGCGTCTGCTCTGCCACGGGCCAGTTGTTCATCTTCTACACCATCGCCCAGTTCGGGCCAGTCaccttcgtcatcatcatgaccatgcgGCAAGGCTTTGCCATTCTGCTGTCCTGCATCATCTACAGCCACCCGGTCACTATGATCGGCCTGCTGGGGATCTTGATTGTCTTTGCCGCTCTCTTCATACGCATCTATGCCAGTCAGAGGCAAAAGGCGCTGAGGGCTGCGCAGGCTGTTCGCTCGTAG